One stretch of Cryptosporidium parvum Iowa II chromosome 3, whole genome shotgun sequence DNA includes these proteins:
- a CDS encoding Rrp9p/U3-55K-family snoRNP-associated protein with several WD40 repeats, giving the protein IMKRKFQQIKKNQGKKKNENEEIVSSSDDESFLNNKKSVDYQDHKNSHFIGRTLGSNVESDYENGEEEDDDDEEDTFFENDDERRVSLAKKYLKKIDALDDDDIKKSLNILEGKISQRDIADSFNITSDSTFYKGHKLSPTCVTLDKDGRTAYTGGKDCAIIKWDLETGKKIIFPGSRKDFECGGHFEQVKTICYHKETNLICSGGEDKVIRIWDHRVQKCIEKFHGHTNTITGIVSEPNSDIDQIISVSFDKSLKVWSLKSRSHMNTYYGHTNKITSCDIILKDRPFTGSEDNTSRLWKLSADSHLIFYPSNNNNNNDLSKNIESPIDSVSCLNNVNYITGQQDGTIHIWSQFKKKPLFTSNDLHKGGIYSIKSIPFTDLFFTGSDDQEIKAWKWSNQNNNISLINSIKISGFVNDISVSDKLIVAAIGQEHRLGRWNSIKESKNGLLVVPISYNN; this is encoded by the coding sequence ataatgaagagaaaatttcaacaaattaaaaaaaatcaaggaaagaaaaaaaatgaaaatgaagaaattgtaTCATCTTCAGATGatgaatcatttttaaataataaaaaaagtgtGGATTACCAAGATCATAAAAATTCACATTTTATTGGAAGAACTTTAGGTTCAAATGTAGAATCTGATTATGAAAATggagaagaagaagatgatgatgatgaagaagatactttttttgaaaatgatgatgaaagAAGAGTTTCATTagcaaaaaaatatttaaaaaaaattgatgctttagatgatgatgatattaaaaaaagtttaaatatattagaagGTAAAATCTCACAAAGAGATATTGCTGAtagttttaatattacaagTGACTCTACATTTTACAAAGGTCACAAATTAAGCCCAACATGTGTAACTTTAGATAAAGATGGAAGAACTGCATATACTGGTGGTAAAGATTGTGCTATAATTAAATGGGATTTAGAAACTggtaaaaaaattatttttccaGGTAGTAgaaaagattttgaatgTGGTGGACATTTTGAACAAGTTAAAACAATATGTTATCATAAAGAAACTAATCTTATTTGTAGTGGTGGTGAAGATAAAGTTATAAGAATATGGGATCATAGAGTACAAAAATGTATAGAAAAATTTCATGGTCATACTAATACAATTACTGGTATAGTTTCTGAACCAAATTCTGATATTgatcaaattatttcagTTTCTTTTGATAAATCTCTCAAAGTTTGGAGTTTAAAATCAAGATCACATATGAATACTTATTATGGCCATACTAATAAAATTACATCTTGTGATATAATTCTGAAAGATAGACCTTTTACTGGTTCTGAAGATAATACATCTAGGTTATGGAAATTATCTGCTGATTcacatttaatattttatccaagtaataataataacaacaATGATttatccaaaaatattgaatctCCTATTGATTCTGTATCTTGTTTAAATAATGTTAATTATATAACTGGTCAACAAGATGGTACTATACATATATGGTCacaatttaaaaagaagcCTTTATTTACTAGTAATGATCTACATAAAGGAGGTATTTATTCTATTAAAAGTATTCCTTTTactgatttatttttcacTGGTAGTGATGATCAAGAAATTAAAGCTTGGAAATGgtcaaatcaaaataataatatctcTCTTATAAATTCTATCAAAATCTCTGGATTTGTTAATGATATTTCTGTTTCTGATAAGCTTATTGTTGCTGCTATTGGACAAGAACATAGACTTGGCAGATGGAATTCTATTAAAGAGTCAAAAAATGGACTATTAGTTGTACCTATTTCCtacaataattaa